The window CTCGGCCTCGGCCAGCGAGGGTGCGGCGGCATCCTTGTCGGAGAGGAGCGGCGTGACGCCCTCGGGCCATTCGATGCCCAGCTCGGGGTCGAGCGGATTGATGCCGCGTTCACGACCGGGCGCGTAACCCTCGGAACACAGGTAGACGACCGCTGTGTCATCGGTCAGCGCCATGAAGGAGTGACCGAGTCCCTCGGCGACGTAGACGGCGTGATGGACCACGTCATCGAGGCGTACCGCTTCCCACTGCTTGTACGTGGGGGAGCCGACCCGGATGTCCACGATGACGTCGAGCACCACGCCCCGTACACATGTCACGTACTTGGCCTGGCTCGGCGGCACATCGGCGAAGTGGATGCCGCGCAGGGTGCCCCGGCTGGAGATCGAGTAGTTGGCCTGCGCCAGCTGCAGACCGTGTCCGGTGGCGTCATCGAGGTCGGACCTCTTGAACCACTCGTGGAAGCTGCCGCGACTGTCCGGGAAGAGCTTGGGTTCATGCACCCAGGCCCCTGGGAAGGAGAGCTGCCGCATGCGATCACATCCTTGTTCTGGCGTTCGAGACAGACCGGAATGGCGAAAGCCAATTTAACGGGAATTGTCGCCGTCCATGGCTCCGGTGAATGAGATGTCCCGATGGCCAATTGGATTGATGCGCAATGATTGAGACCGACCATGTCGGTACGGAGTATGTGAATCATTTGATGTGACTTTCGTTGCCACGCCGCCCGCAGGCTGTGCGGTCATCAATCCGTGGCCGGAAGATGGAAAGCGGGAGTCCGATTATCGGGAACGCCTGTTCGGTCCGGTGTTCCACCCCGCTCGCGTACCCTGACGGCCAGGCAGACGCAGCCGATGGCGATGAAGACGACGAGGGCAGGAACGTGCACGTGGCAGGGGCAAGGCAGGGTGTGACCGAAGCGCGCAGGATCGTGATCAAGGTCGGTTCCTCGTCCCTGACCACCGCGGCCGGCGGCCTCGACGCCGACCGGGTCGACGCGCTCGTCGATGTCCTCGCCAAGGTCAGGAGCGGCGGGGAGAAGGAGATAGTCCTCGTCTCCTCCGGAGCCATCGCCGCCGGACTCGCCCCGCTCGGCCTGCACCGCCGGCCCCGGGACCTGGCCAGGCAGCAGGCCGCGGCCAGCGTCGGCCAGGGGCTGCTCGTCGCCCGCTACACCGCCTCCTTCGCGCGCTACGGCGTACGCGTCGGCCAGGTGCTGCTCACCA is drawn from Streptomyces sp. NBC_01717 and contains these coding sequences:
- a CDS encoding dTDP-4-dehydrorhamnose 3,5-epimerase family protein, which encodes MRQLSFPGAWVHEPKLFPDSRGSFHEWFKRSDLDDATGHGLQLAQANYSISSRGTLRGIHFADVPPSQAKYVTCVRGVVLDVIVDIRVGSPTYKQWEAVRLDDVVHHAVYVAEGLGHSFMALTDDTAVVYLCSEGYAPGRERGINPLDPELGIEWPEGVTPLLSDKDAAAPSLAEAEEQGLLPSYEACQAYYAELRARG